The nucleotide sequence TGACCGCTCTCGAACTCACCCGCAATCTCATGACGCTCACCGACGTGGAGATCCCCCTCGTCGCCATTCTGGAGTACCCCACCCCCGCCCAGCTCGGCCACTACCTCGCCGAGGCGTACGCCGCGGTCAACTCCGGTGACGGCGCCACGGCCTAGTCCGGGCCGCAGGGCACAACGCCGCGCGGGAGGGGGACAAACCCCCTCCCGCGCGGCGTTTTCCTGTCGGTGATACGCGGTTCCGCCAGTGCGTCAGAACGCGCAGTCCACGTGCTTGATGGCCTCGACGAAGCTGGCCACCAGCCGCCGGGGCTCCCCCACCGTGCGGATCTCCGGCAGCCGGCTGAACAGCTCCCGGAAGAGCACCGTGACCTCCATGCGGGCGAGATGGGCACCCAGGCAGAAGTGCGGGCCGACCGACCCGAAGGTCATATGCGGATTGGGGTCCCGGGTGATGTCGAACTGATAGGGGTCGGTGAAGACGTCCTCGTCCCGGTTGGCGGACCAGTAGAAGAGCAGCAGCTTGTCGCCCTCCTGGAAGCGGTGGCCGTTCACCTCGCAGTCCCGCTTGACGGTTCGGCGCATCCAGTTGATGGGGGTCGCGACCCGCAGAATCTCCTCGACCGCGCCCGGCGCGTAGGTCTCGAAGTCGGAGAGCAGCAGCTTCCGCTGCTCCGGATGTTCGGTGAGCAGCACCAGACCACGTGAGATCGCGTTACGGGTGGTCTCCATTCCGGCGACGACGAGCAGGATGAAGAAGGAGGAGAGCTCTTCGGGGCTCAGCCGCTCACCGTCGATCTGCGCCTGCACCAGCCGGGTGACCAGATCTCCGGTGGGGTTACGGGTGCGGTCGGCGGCGAGCCGTGAGATGTAGTCGGCGAGTTCATGTGAGGTCTTCAGCAGGGCGGCGGTGGCCTGATCGGCCCGGGGAACGTATTCGGGGTCGAAGGTGCCGACGATGACATTGGACCGGTCGTAAATGAACTCGTAGTCGTCGCCGGGAATCCCCATCATGCCGCTGAGCACCGCGATCGGCATGATCGCCGCGACGTTCCGGACGAAGTCGCCCGGGCCGTCCGCGATGAGGTCGTCGACAATCTTCCGGGCCGCCTTTTGGGAGGCCACCTCGAACTCGGCGGCCATTCCCCGGCCGAAGGCGCGGGACACCAGCCGGCGCAGCCGGGCGTGCTGGGGATTGTCCATATTGATCATCGATCCGAAGAAGCTGTTGAACTCCTCCGGCAGATCGATGATGCTGATCGCGGTGGGCAGCGAGCCGAAGTCCTGCGGACGCCGGCTCACCTCGGCGATATCGGCATGCCTGACCATCGCGTAATAGCCGGACCCACGCCCGAACCCGGGCATGACCGGTTCGCGGAAGAGCATGGGCTCCGGCCGCCGGCGCAGCGCCGCGAAGGCGGCGTCACGGTCGCCGTAGGGCTGGGCCCAGAAGGACAAGTCGGTGAGGTCGATGTTGTCGACATGGGCGAGCCTCGATTCCGGGGGATACACAGCGCCTCACTTCAGCTCGGAGTCTACGGTCGGCAAAAGAGTTGGATCGGCATGAGAGCATAAATCGCCCGGCGGTCCAGCATCTCGCGCCCCGCTTAAGCGCCGCTAATCTGCGCATACATCACATCCCCAGCGGTCGAATCGGATTGGGCGGCCCGGCTAGAATTCCGGCATGGATCTTTCCGTGCCCGTAACCGACGATGTGAAATTGCATTTCCGGCACCGGCCGGGAACGGCGTCGCTTCCCTTTCTCCTGGTCCATGGCATGGCCTCCAGCGCCCGGCTGTGGGACGAGGTCGCCGACCATCTGGCAGCCGCGGGCCATGCGGTGTACGCGGTGGATCTGCGCGGCCACGGGGACTCCGACACACCGGAGACCGGCTACGACACCCCGACCGCGGTCGCGGATCTGGTGGCGTCGGCCGCCGCCCTCGGGCTGGACCGGGTGGTGGTGGCCGGTCACTCCTGGGGCGGCAATGTCTCGGTGCGGCTGACCGCCGAACACCCCGAACTGGTGGCCGCGCTGGCCCTCGTGGACGGCGGCTGGCTGGAGCCGGCCAAGGCGTTCGCCTCCTGGGACGCGTTCGTCGGGGCGTTGCGGCCCGCGTCCCTGGAGGGCGCCACCGTGCAGAGCGTGCGCGACTACTTCCGCGCCATCCACCCGGACTGGTCCCCGGCGGCGATCGAGGCCGCGGTGGACACGATGCTGGTGAACCCGGACGGGTCGCTGTCCCGGCGCATGTCCACCGAGCAGCACATGTCGATCCTGCACAGCATCTGGAACGAGCCGCCGAGCCCGTGGTACGCGGCCATCACGGTGCCCACCCTGCTGATGCCCGCCATTCCCAAGGGCGCGGACGGGAAGTGGGCGGACCGCATCCGCTCCCGTATCAGGGAGACCACGGCCGACCTGCGCCACGCCACGATGCGGGAATATCTCGACTCCGAGCACGATCTGCACGCCCAGCGTCCCCGGCGGGTGGCCGACGATCTGCTCGACCTGGCCCGCGGCGTCCAGCCGGCCCGCGGCGCTCACTGACTCCCCGCACACGAACTCCCCGTACGGTCTCCGTACGGGGAGTTCGTGTGCTCGGTGGTCGCCGGCGCGGGGCCCGCGACCACCGGTCAGACTCCGAGTTCGCGGTCGATGAGGGCGAACACCTCGTCGGCGGTGGCCGCCGTCAG is from Streptomyces hygroscopicus and encodes:
- a CDS encoding cytochrome P450, which codes for MYPPESRLAHVDNIDLTDLSFWAQPYGDRDAAFAALRRRPEPMLFREPVMPGFGRGSGYYAMVRHADIAEVSRRPQDFGSLPTAISIIDLPEEFNSFFGSMINMDNPQHARLRRLVSRAFGRGMAAEFEVASQKAARKIVDDLIADGPGDFVRNVAAIMPIAVLSGMMGIPGDDYEFIYDRSNVIVGTFDPEYVPRADQATAALLKTSHELADYISRLAADRTRNPTGDLVTRLVQAQIDGERLSPEELSSFFILLVVAGMETTRNAISRGLVLLTEHPEQRKLLLSDFETYAPGAVEEILRVATPINWMRRTVKRDCEVNGHRFQEGDKLLLFYWSANRDEDVFTDPYQFDITRDPNPHMTFGSVGPHFCLGAHLARMEVTVLFRELFSRLPEIRTVGEPRRLVASFVEAIKHVDCAF
- a CDS encoding alpha/beta hydrolase; translation: MDLSVPVTDDVKLHFRHRPGTASLPFLLVHGMASSARLWDEVADHLAAAGHAVYAVDLRGHGDSDTPETGYDTPTAVADLVASAAALGLDRVVVAGHSWGGNVSVRLTAEHPELVAALALVDGGWLEPAKAFASWDAFVGALRPASLEGATVQSVRDYFRAIHPDWSPAAIEAAVDTMLVNPDGSLSRRMSTEQHMSILHSIWNEPPSPWYAAITVPTLLMPAIPKGADGKWADRIRSRIRETTADLRHATMREYLDSEHDLHAQRPRRVADDLLDLARGVQPARGAH